A segment of the Cricetulus griseus strain 17A/GY chromosome 6, alternate assembly CriGri-PICRH-1.0, whole genome shotgun sequence genome:
CCCTATAGATTTTTCAGATGGCGGCTTTAAATACATGCAGAAAAGTGTTCCATAATATATGGTGACTGTTATCAGGTGGGAACCACAGGTAGAAAAGGCCTTTTGTCTACCATCAGCAGAATGCATCCTCAAGATGGCTGCAAAAATGCCTAAGTAGGACATAAGAATGATAAAGAGAGAGCTTATGAGAGTAAATCCAGCTACCACAAACATGGCCATCTTTTTGACTTGAGTATCAGAACAGGCCAGCATGATGAGAGGAGGGTCTGCACAGTAGAAGTGGTTGATTTCAcgggagccacagaaagacaaatggaaaGTGAGCAGAGTCTGAGAGAGCCCATTCAGGAAACCAAACACATATGGGAATGTGACTAGAGAGATACAAATATTCTTGGACATCCTAGTACAGTAATGCAAAGGActacagatggccacatagcggtccaGTGCCATTGAAGCAAGGATATAAAACTCAGTTATCACCAGAGCAATGAAGAGTAGACACTGTGTGAAGCATCCGGCATAGGTGATCGTCTTGTGGTCTGAGATGAAACCATGTAGCATGTTTGGAGTAACATTGGAAGAA
Coding sequences within it:
- the LOC100759626 gene encoding olfactory receptor 5M10-like, whose product is MTTLNHTAGMDFILVGLTDSPVLERILFVVFLLIFIITIAGNLCMIVLIRTDSHLQTPMYFFLGHLSFVDICYSSNVTPNMLHGFISDHKTITYAGCFTQCLLFIALVITEFYILASMALDRYVAICSPLHYCTRMSKNICISLVTFPYVFGFLNGLSQTLLTFHLSFCGSREINHFYCADPPLIMLACSDTQVKKMAMFVVAGFTLISSLFIILMSYLGIFAAILRMHSADGRQKAFSTCGSHLITVTIYYGTLFCMYLKPPSEKSIGESKVIAVFYTFLSPLLNPLIYSLRNKDVINAMKQLTKGSSVRKF